A stretch of Mus caroli chromosome 5, CAROLI_EIJ_v1.1, whole genome shotgun sequence DNA encodes these proteins:
- the Tmem60 gene encoding transmembrane protein 60, whose amino-acid sequence MRMSLAQRVLLTWLFTLLFLIMLVLKLDEKAPWSWFLIFIPVWIFDTILLVMLIVKMAGRCKSGFDPRHGSHNIKKKAWYLIAMLLKLAFCLALCAKLEQFTTMNLSYVFIPLWALLAGALTELGYNVFFVRD is encoded by the coding sequence ATGAGAATGTCCTTGGCTCAGAGAGTACTCCTCACCTGGCTTTTCACATTACTCTTCCTCATCATGCTGGTGTTGAAACTGGATGAGAAGGCACCGTGGAGCTGGTTCCTCATATTTATTCCAGTCTGGATATTTGACACTATCCTTCTTGTCATGCTGATTGTGAAAATGGCCGGACGGTGTAAGTCTGGCTTTGACCCTCGACACGGATcacacaacattaaaaaaaaagcctggtaCCTCATTGCAATGTTACTTAAGTTAGCCTTCTGCCTTGCACTGTGTGCTAAACTGGAACAGTTTACTACCATGAATCTTTCCTATGTCTTCATTCCTTTATGGGCCTTACTGGCTGGCGCTCTAACAGAACTTGGATATAATGTCTTTTTTGTGAGAGACTGA